A genomic stretch from Cydia amplana chromosome 1, ilCydAmpl1.1, whole genome shotgun sequence includes:
- the LOC134652064 gene encoding uncharacterized protein LOC134652064 isoform X1, with protein sequence MATKTSIGNLSQFDHNTQEWEIFSSRLKQFIILNEIKDEMKQAVLLTHLHDDTYRLLKNLVYPKKVEVVGYDELLKVLDGHFTPKRCTFADKSKFYEATRDVGESVEKWAARIRGLAVHCEFGTSLDMLLLDKFVLGLRAGKERERLFEQDVTTLTLAKAMELAQQTECAQKARADAVAVTVKQEPVYRAGAQPSAGRRDPEARTCSVCGMRSHDESRCRYKSYRCQLCGEKGHLKKVCTSKKQSKCRVNNVEATEFSAEGGDCDNCQECKLLSLRSYN encoded by the exons ATGGCTACTAAAACTTCTATCGGAAATTTAAGTCAGTTTGACCATAATACCCAAGAATGGGAAATTTTCAGTAGTCGTTTGAAGCAGTTCATCATTTTAAACGAAATTAAAGATGAGATGAAGCAGGCAGTGCTACTGACACACCTGCATGACGATACATACCGGCTATTGAAGAACCTTGTGTACCCAAAAAAGGTAGAAGTCGTTGGGTACGACGAGCTGTTGAAGGTGCTCGACGGTCATTTTACTCCGAAGAGGTGTACCTTCGCTGATAAGAGCAAATTCTACGAGGCAACGCGTGACGTGGGGGAGAGTGTCGAGAAGTGGGCGGCTAGGATCAGAGGACTCGCCGTGCACTGCGAGTTTGGAACCTCGCTGGACATGCTGCTGCTGGACAAGTTCGTGCTGGGGCTACGCGCCGGCAAGGAGCGCGAGCGACTCTTCGAGCAGGACGTCACCACGCTCACGCTGGCGAAGGCGATGGAGCTGGCACAGCAGACGGAGTGTGCGCAGAAGGCGCGCGCAGACGCGGTGGCCGTGACCGTGAAGCAGGAGCCGGTGTACCGGGCGGGCGCGCAGCCGTCCGCCGGCCGCCGGGACCCCGAGGCGAGGACCTGCTCGGTGTGCGGTATGAGGAGCCACGACGAGAGTAGGTGCCGATACAAGTCCTACCGGTGCCAGCTGTGTGGTGAAAAAGGACACCTCAAGAAAGTGTGTACTTCCAAAAAGCAGTCCAAGTGTCGCGTGAACAATGTTGAAGCGACAGAGTTCTCGGCAGAAGGTGGAGACTGTGATAATTGCCAGGAATGTAAACTTCTAAGCTTAAG GTCTTACAATTAA
- the LOC134652064 gene encoding uncharacterized protein LOC134652064 isoform X2 produces MATKTSIGNLSQFDHNTQEWEIFSSRLKQFIILNEIKDEMKQAVLLTHLHDDTYRLLKNLVYPKKVEVVGYDELLKVLDGHFTPKRCTFADKSKFYEATRDVGESVEKWAARIRGLAVHCEFGTSLDMLLLDKFVLGLRAGKERERLFEQDVTTLTLAKAMELAQQTECAQKARADAVAVTVKQEPVYRAGAQPSAGRRDPEARTCSVCGMRSHDESRCRYKSYRCQLCGEKGHLKKVCTSKKQSKCRVNNVEATEFSAEGGDCDNCQECKLLSLRCKH; encoded by the exons ATGGCTACTAAAACTTCTATCGGAAATTTAAGTCAGTTTGACCATAATACCCAAGAATGGGAAATTTTCAGTAGTCGTTTGAAGCAGTTCATCATTTTAAACGAAATTAAAGATGAGATGAAGCAGGCAGTGCTACTGACACACCTGCATGACGATACATACCGGCTATTGAAGAACCTTGTGTACCCAAAAAAGGTAGAAGTCGTTGGGTACGACGAGCTGTTGAAGGTGCTCGACGGTCATTTTACTCCGAAGAGGTGTACCTTCGCTGATAAGAGCAAATTCTACGAGGCAACGCGTGACGTGGGGGAGAGTGTCGAGAAGTGGGCGGCTAGGATCAGAGGACTCGCCGTGCACTGCGAGTTTGGAACCTCGCTGGACATGCTGCTGCTGGACAAGTTCGTGCTGGGGCTACGCGCCGGCAAGGAGCGCGAGCGACTCTTCGAGCAGGACGTCACCACGCTCACGCTGGCGAAGGCGATGGAGCTGGCACAGCAGACGGAGTGTGCGCAGAAGGCGCGCGCAGACGCGGTGGCCGTGACCGTGAAGCAGGAGCCGGTGTACCGGGCGGGCGCGCAGCCGTCCGCCGGCCGCCGGGACCCCGAGGCGAGGACCTGCTCGGTGTGCGGTATGAGGAGCCACGACGAGAGTAGGTGCCGATACAAGTCCTACCGGTGCCAGCTGTGTGGTGAAAAAGGACACCTCAAGAAAGTGTGTACTTCCAAAAAGCAGTCCAAGTGTCGCGTGAACAATGTTGAAGCGACAGAGTTCTCGGCAGAAGGTGGAGACTGTGATAATTGCCAGGAATGTAAACTTCTAAGCTTAAG ATGTAAACATTAA